From Planctomycetota bacterium:
GGGTGAGCTTTGAGTATCAGGGTGAGCGGCGGACTCCCGCCCACTACGCCCACCTAGTCAACAACGGCCACCGCAACCGCGACGGATCGCACACTCCCGGATCGCACTTCATGGACGACGCCTTCGATGCAACGTCAGACGAGGCCGAGCGAGTCGCGGAGGCGAAAATCATTGAGAAGCTCACCAGCGAGGCCCAACGGCTCGGCCAGAAACTCCGATGACGCCTGACGTCGACACCGCCGTACTGACTTGCATCCGGTTGTGCCCCGAAGTGCTGGCCGCGGTCGCCGATCGCGTCCGCCCCGTGGTGCTGGGGCAGGGAGACCGCCGACCCGCCATCACTTACGAGCCGGTCGAGGACGACCACTTCGACGGCGTCGACGGCAGCACGAGCGAGTACACGCTCACCACCTACGACTTCGACATCTACGCCGATACGCACACGCAGGCTCGGTTCATCTCCGAGGCCCTGCGAAAGCATCTGCACAGCAGCGAGTTCGTTGCCGCCGGCATCGACTGCACATGGTTCTGCGACGGCACCCGCGTCGTCCGCGACAAACCTACCGACGGAGCGCCCGCTCCCGTCTATCACATTCGTCAGACCTACCGCCTGCTCTGGGCCGCGGTCGACTAACCACAATCACCGGAGACCATCATGGCCAAGGACACTAAGGGATTTGGTGCCGTGCTGGCGTGGGGCGACATCACGCTCGACGCTGACGGCTACCCCGACCTCGCCGCAGCGCTTAGCGCGTCTTACACCCCCTTCACGAAGCTGGAGAGCTACACCGCTCCCGAGCAAGACGTCGAGGAGACCGAAACCCGCACGCACCAGAGCCCGGATCAGTACGCCGAGCCGAGCCAGGACTGGAAGACCAACGGCGAACTCACCGCCGTGATCCGCTACCGCAAAGACGAGTACGCCGCATTGCTGGCCGCCCTCGCCGTCGACAAGGCGTGGAAGGTCACCTACTCCGACGGCACCACCGACGAGTACTGGGGCTACCTCAAGAAGTGTCGCCCCACGACGCCGACCAGCGGTCCGATGAACGTCGAGATCACCGTCCGCTGCAAGGGCAAGCCGCGAAACACGCCCGCCGCATAACGCCCGCACCACCACCCTCAACCCATCACCATGAGTCTCAAAGACACCATCCTGCAAACCCGGCCCCGCAAGGCCCAGAAGCTCCACGTCCCCGAGTGGGACGTCGACGTTTACGTCCACGCCATGACCAGCGCCGAGAAGGAGGCGTGGGAAGACAGCATCACCGA
This genomic window contains:
- a CDS encoding DUF3168 domain-containing protein, with the protein product MTPDVDTAVLTCIRLCPEVLAAVADRVRPVVLGQGDRRPAITYEPVEDDHFDGVDGSTSEYTLTTYDFDIYADTHTQARFISEALRKHLHSSEFVAAGIDCTWFCDGTRVVRDKPTDGAPAPVYHIRQTYRLLWAAVD
- a CDS encoding phage tail tube protein gives rise to the protein MAKDTKGFGAVLAWGDITLDADGYPDLAAALSASYTPFTKLESYTAPEQDVEETETRTHQSPDQYAEPSQDWKTNGELTAVIRYRKDEYAALLAALAVDKAWKVTYSDGTTDEYWGYLKKCRPTTPTSGPMNVEITVRCKGKPRNTPAA